A genomic region of Cyprinus carpio isolate SPL01 chromosome B11, ASM1834038v1, whole genome shotgun sequence contains the following coding sequences:
- the LOC109088478 gene encoding uncharacterized protein LOC109088478, with protein MSLTFSLMVLFLLYLKGLFAQNDAVVFHPGSVCAPAGSTVALGSKCLYPGWTFKSWKLRINNTETLADPSKDSWYRYIYLFDRCYLKINGLKETDAGTYYMSFINRIGDIIYTSNSQSEFTVHVTDLQVSVDSDHVTEGQNVTLTCKTSCPPKQTFIWFKNGLRLDLRYSGDQLHVSEVSREDSGRYSCALKRFETFPSAETLLDVTHAVYESAAIITLLYLLIPVVLLLVCLALWMIRTKQQNLKRLETKEQSKQNENVYENESTPPVTSDLEEKVKSFHQEEEVQYSLVHFSKFKIAECSAACEKEADVQYAQIAVQHQKNSNKY; from the exons ATGTCTCTCACATTTTCTCTCATGGTGTTATTTCTGCTGTATCTGAAAG GTTTATTTGCTCAGAATGACGCTGTGGTTTTTCACCCTGGATCAGTTTGTGCTCCTGCAGGATCAACTGTGGCTCTGGGGTCCAAATGTTTATATCCTGGATGGACATTTAAGTCATGGAAACTCagaataaataatactgaaactCTAGCAGATCCCAGTAAGGACTCCTggtacagatatatatatttatttgacaggTGTTACCTAAAAATTAATGGTCTAAAAGAGACAGACGCTGGCACATATTACATGAGCTTCATTAACAGAATTGGAGACATCATCTATACCTCAAACAGTCAATCAGAATTCACTGTACATGTCACAG atCTTCAGGTGTCTGTGGACtctgatcatgtgactgaaggTCAGAATGTCACACTGACCTGTAAGACCAGCTGTCCTCCAAAACAAACCTTCATCTGGTTCAAGAACGGGCTTCGTTTGGATCTCCGTTATTCCGGAGATCAGCTGCATGTTTCTGAGGTGAGCCGCGAGGATTCAGGACGATACTCGTGTGCACTGAAACGCTTTGAAACGTTCCCGTCGGCCGAGACGCTCCTCGATGTCACCC ATGCTGTGTATGAGAGCGCTGCAATCATAACTCTGTTGTATCTCCTGATTCCTGTCGTTCTGCTGCTGGTTTGTCTAGCTCTGTGGATGAT AAGGACGAAACAACAAAACCTCAAAAGACTTGAAACGAAAGAGCAAAGCAAACAG AATGAAAATGTGTACGAAAATGAATCAACACCGCCGGTGACCTCCGACCTGGAGGAGAAAGTAAAGTCATTTCATCAGGAGGAGGAAGTTCAGTACTCTCTTGTtcatttcagcaaatttaaaatcGCCGAATGTTCTGCAGCTTGTGAAAAGGAAGCTGATGTCCAGTACGCTCAGATTGCAGTgcaacatcagaaaaacagcaaCAAATACTGA